A portion of the Rhodococcus pseudokoreensis genome contains these proteins:
- a CDS encoding DUF7257 domain-containing protein, with protein sequence MTDRPTPEFFDPLKPHIGFTGAEFGPPTGLDLSNIPVLREAGAKLDEGIWDPAHQIITALTGVVEGGIEDLEEWILSVPILGDIYAVIKKLLTGEGDTELPEILADVPILGDLIAILSGVEDGNVNDVGTWVSNLIGNVTGLGKNTNRILMELQAKLSDGAKFTDTFDRADNTSVLGNGWVQGGAGAALGILGNAARIDNSGGITAAVGRRYAICPQVADSDSMTVAAGVNNAGVAVGAMTSLFIRANATLTEFVYANVHGRSVYLGRGTRSGTTWTFSDWTSKTTGVNIPEGALLELQANGSNYVLTCNGQTLLSHLDSSSYPIDSSHRTVGFASETRAVGLGGLFRDFSWGLVAFTLRSAVTLAALDTAKAAADSAVVAADDATQTAVGVANTLAEYTSGDEGAGNSGQSFFETFPGPSIASVWSLTTAGALAISNQVLNVASSAAELVFHSMRYNVAGTDTNDMSVRCVVADTGSAFSLGCPTVLYGRLASGGGSFVYCKIYKDRITIGKGGGSYGSFDSPWASISSVALKAGYTVDFRMLGNVYSVRVNGVQVMTYTDAGNTATIGLSNRFGGMGFSKDDIPFGYIRGPGVTAWTMNDIQPQTYNGIGWGLYRANASAVNLSPTVLSDYMFAGVFDNTRWSQGCTVSNQANGEITITKAGPYSITVGYETPAFTEDENAKHGALLWKSVGLAGYNVIRRGDQAEDTRQHSETFNVYLDVGDIVRGGFYCTLSSRDSVSGDAFGTRTYFDGALVANPIGRKGDKGDKGDKGDQGNPGIAGPGLDLDGTVATYGALPTLTSGDVGKQYLVSGEDRAYLWLGSAWHATAGNGINLRGPQGNPGTNGTNVTLQRVTSLPGSGTVGVIYWIPV encoded by the coding sequence ATGACCGATCGACCGACTCCGGAGTTCTTCGACCCACTGAAGCCGCACATCGGTTTCACCGGCGCCGAGTTCGGGCCACCGACCGGGCTCGACCTGAGCAACATCCCTGTCCTGCGCGAGGCCGGCGCGAAGCTCGACGAGGGCATCTGGGATCCGGCGCACCAGATCATCACCGCACTGACTGGTGTCGTCGAGGGCGGCATCGAGGACCTCGAAGAGTGGATCCTCTCCGTCCCGATCCTCGGCGACATCTACGCCGTCATCAAGAAGCTCCTGACCGGCGAGGGAGACACCGAACTCCCCGAGATCCTCGCCGACGTACCGATCCTCGGCGACCTTATCGCGATCCTGTCCGGTGTCGAGGACGGCAACGTCAACGACGTCGGAACCTGGGTGAGCAATCTCATCGGCAATGTCACCGGACTCGGGAAGAACACCAACCGCATCCTGATGGAGCTGCAGGCAAAGCTCTCCGACGGCGCCAAGTTCACCGACACGTTCGACCGGGCCGACAACACCAGCGTCCTCGGCAACGGGTGGGTGCAAGGCGGCGCTGGTGCGGCGTTGGGCATCCTCGGCAACGCGGCCCGAATCGACAACTCCGGCGGCATCACCGCTGCGGTTGGGCGCCGGTATGCGATCTGTCCACAGGTGGCGGACAGCGACAGCATGACGGTGGCCGCCGGGGTGAACAACGCCGGCGTCGCAGTCGGTGCGATGACGTCGCTGTTCATCCGGGCCAACGCCACCCTTACCGAGTTCGTCTACGCGAACGTCCATGGCCGCTCGGTGTACCTGGGGCGAGGCACCCGGTCGGGGACAACGTGGACGTTCAGCGACTGGACGTCGAAGACGACGGGTGTGAACATCCCCGAAGGGGCGCTCCTCGAGCTGCAGGCCAACGGCAGCAACTACGTCCTCACCTGCAACGGTCAAACCCTCCTGAGCCACCTGGACTCTTCGAGCTACCCGATCGACTCGTCTCATCGGACAGTGGGGTTCGCATCGGAGACGAGGGCGGTGGGGCTCGGTGGCCTGTTCCGGGACTTCTCCTGGGGCTTGGTGGCATTCACCCTCCGAAGTGCGGTCACTCTCGCTGCTCTCGACACCGCGAAGGCGGCAGCGGACAGCGCCGTAGTGGCGGCAGACGACGCCACACAGACCGCGGTGGGAGTAGCCAACACCCTGGCCGAATACACCTCAGGCGACGAGGGCGCAGGAAACTCGGGACAATCCTTCTTCGAGACCTTCCCAGGTCCGAGCATCGCATCCGTGTGGTCGCTGACCACAGCGGGCGCACTGGCCATCTCCAACCAGGTGCTCAACGTCGCCTCTTCGGCGGCGGAGTTGGTCTTCCACTCAATGCGGTACAACGTGGCCGGCACGGACACCAACGACATGTCGGTGAGGTGTGTGGTCGCTGACACCGGTAGCGCGTTCTCGCTGGGTTGCCCGACGGTGCTGTACGGCCGTCTGGCCAGTGGTGGCGGTTCGTTCGTGTACTGCAAGATCTACAAGGACCGCATCACGATCGGCAAGGGTGGCGGGTCCTATGGCTCATTCGACTCGCCGTGGGCTTCGATCAGTTCGGTCGCCCTCAAGGCGGGGTACACGGTCGACTTCCGGATGCTCGGCAACGTCTACTCGGTGCGGGTTAACGGCGTCCAGGTGATGACGTACACCGACGCGGGGAACACGGCGACGATCGGCTTGTCCAACCGCTTCGGCGGCATGGGCTTCTCGAAGGACGACATCCCGTTCGGGTACATCAGAGGACCTGGCGTCACGGCCTGGACTATGAACGACATCCAGCCGCAGACCTACAACGGCATCGGCTGGGGCCTGTACCGCGCTAACGCGTCCGCAGTGAATCTGTCGCCGACTGTCCTCAGCGACTACATGTTCGCGGGGGTGTTCGACAACACGCGGTGGTCGCAGGGCTGCACGGTGTCGAACCAGGCCAATGGCGAAATCACAATCACCAAGGCGGGCCCGTACTCCATCACAGTCGGGTACGAGACCCCTGCCTTCACCGAAGACGAGAACGCCAAGCACGGAGCCTTGCTCTGGAAGTCGGTCGGCCTCGCGGGGTACAACGTCATCCGACGCGGCGACCAGGCAGAGGACACCCGACAGCACTCCGAAACGTTCAACGTCTACCTCGACGTCGGCGACATCGTCCGAGGTGGCTTCTACTGCACCCTTTCCTCCCGCGACAGCGTGAGCGGCGACGCCTTCGGCACTCGGACGTACTTCGACGGCGCGCTGGTAGCCAACCCGATTGGGCGTAAAGGCGACAAGGGCGACAAAGGAGATAAGGGTGACCAAGGCAACCCGGGCATAGCTGGCCCCGGCCTGGACCTCGACGGCACGGTCGCAACCTACGGGGCGCTCCCCACCCTTACCAGCGGTGATGTCGGCAAGCAGTACCTGGTGTCCGGTGAGGACCGCGCCTACCTCTGGTTGGGAAGCGCGTGGCACGCCACCGCCGGGAACGGCATCAACCTCCGTGGCCCGCAGGGCAACCCGGGGACGAACGGCACGAATGTGACACTCCAGCGGGTGACGTCGCTTCCTGGATCAGGCACTGTCGGTGTCATCTACTGGATCCCGGTGTAG